From the Hordeum vulgare subsp. vulgare chromosome 1H, MorexV3_pseudomolecules_assembly, whole genome shotgun sequence genome, the window ATGATCAGATTTTAGTAAATTTATGTTTTGTAAGAACTGGTCTATTTCTACGAAGAACCAATTTTTCAATACGACGTGGAAGTTGTCGATAATTTCCTGCTGATAATCACATGTTTGTTTGCTTGATTTGACAAACTTGACAAGATTCGGGGCTCAAATTGAAGGAAGGAAGATATATTTTGGGATTCTTGTCATGGGCTGTAGctatactttttttttgagcaacATGCTGTAGCTATAGTTATACCTCGTAAAATCAACAGGCTAGATTTAATTTAAGAGAGATTTATGCAGGTTTTTTAATCTAAAATATGACGCTATTATTTCGACGGTTATATTAAGAGGCCCGACTTTCTAGCTCTGTCTCGGGCCCTAAATCTCAGGACCAGCCCTGCTAGAAGGAAGTATGtgtgtaagagcatctctagcagatccgGTATAATGCCCCGACCCGCAAACTAATCGTAAAAATACGGGTCGGAGCGGGGAATGCTGTTAGACCAGACCCCGTAAACGCGTTCGACCCATATAAATTTTTTACGGGACGTGGCAAAATGCCCATCCAACCCGCAAAAATGCAGGTTCTTCCCCCGCCCCGTCGGCGCCGTGTATATATCTAGAGCGGTTGATTGGTGGGACATTTCGGCCCACGCTTTTCCCCCATCCACCGCCGTCGGGCGCTGTCTTTGATTCCGGCCATACCAGCCGTCGAGATCACGCCGGCGAGCCGCCGCACGCCCTAGATCGACCTCTCCCACGCCCTCGTGCCTCGGCTAGCCGGACAACTGCAGATCGGGGTTGTTTTTCCGCGGCCACCGGATTTGGCTTTTCTGGCCACCGACGGTTGCGCACAAGCCATGGATTGGTTGGGAAGCACCCTGCACTGCCTCAGGAAAGTGCCAGCGCCGCATGCACGCACTAGTTCATCCTCTAGTCGTCGGCGTCGGTTTGCCGGCAAGGACTCTTTCGGCCATCGCCCGGGCTCGGTGGTCACGCAGCGGCTCGCCGGCTTGCCGATGTCGCTCATACAGTGCGACGATAGCCTAGATACAGTGTTGCGGCTCGCATCTAGCACGCGACAGCACCTCAGATGGGTATTCTTTAAATGCAATAACGATGGTATATGCTCTTGTTCCTCTTCGACTTTGTCATTTATTTGGCTAAATTTTGATAGCTTATTGAGGTGTTCATGAAGGTGGATGCTTATTTTGGTATTGGAAAGAAGAATACATTGAGTtattgatagaaagaaacttaatagatgttcgtGCACTCTTTTGTATAATTGAGGCTAACGATGCAGCTGCATGTATAACTAGAAAAGAAATTAAAGGGAAAGCAACGTCTAATTCTTTAGCGTCAAAGCCGAAGAATGAAGAATCCCGAGATCAACAATGAATGCATGGAGAAGATGATGATCCAACTAGTGGAAGTAGTTATGAAAGTTGGATATCTTCGAAAATGcctaattatgttttttttcctttggtcttgctgttttaacaaaaatttggtgaattttgatgtatccaatgcctttaaagaaaataaagaaacaactaaataCGTTTTCACGTCTGTAATTAGAATGGAAATAACAGATTTTGCGGGCCAACATGGACGGCGGCAAGCAGACCCcgcaaaaatataaaaatatattttacggGGTCTGCTCGACGCCGCTTATACCGATCCACAAAAACGTTTTTCCGTGAATTATAAACGACTTTTATGGGTGGTCTTTATATGGAGGTCTGTTATAGATGGTCGACGATGCCTACCGGGGCGTGGGGTGCACGTAGTTTGGCTCGGCATCCCACGAGAAGTTAATTTTCTCTGAGGCGTTGATGGGTGTGATGGCGGTCTGCATCACGACGGATGGCGCGTCAAAGTGGACGTCGGCCGCATCCTCGGGCCTCAGCCTCACCTTCTCCTTTGTTGAGATCACTCGCCACTTGGTCAGGTTGCTCCAGGGAAACCACTCACGGTCGTATGGATCGTCCGGGTGCCTGACCATTTCAATACGTAAAAGGGTTTACCAATTAATATCCCGTGTACTTACAAATAAACCGAGATGATTAGTAGTGTACTTTACCGCTGTTAACTCACCTAACAATGAGATCACTCGCGCCGAAGTTGCTCCTATCCAGAAGTACCAATCCCTGCGACGAGTTCACTTGCGGATACAGCGTGTTCTTGAGAGGCCTCAGGTCCAGCCCGGAGATAAACGGCGTACCCAAGCCAATGTCCACCAGGCAAACCTGCACCGTGTCGGACGGGATGACGGCGATGACCTCGGCGGTATGCACAGAGTCGGCCTTGGAGATGTTCACCGTCTTCCAGAAGTTGACGTCCAGGTAGAGGTCCAAGACGGGTAGCTTGTTGAGCCCGTCGTAGTTGCCGTACATGAAGGTGGCCCGGAGCAGGCACTTGGACCCCGGCACGATGGACGGGAACGTGTAGCAGCTGCGCGAGGCCGTGCCGGTGTCGGGGAAGCTGCGCACGCTGAGGTACCGTTTGATTGAAGACGGCTTGACGTGCTCCGCCGAGACGTTGTGGTTGGAGCCGGCGTTGGTGAAGGCGGCGTCCGAGGAGTACGGGAGCTTGGTGACATCGTCCACGTAGCCGCTCTGCTCCGAGAGGCCGCAGTCTATGCTGACGAAACCTGCATATGCTCGAATGGATTAATTTAATTAGCGAAACAACAACGGATGCACGTCGGTGCAAACAGCTGATGTGTTAAACCTCACCTGTGCTCTGGCCGCGGACTCGAAGTACGCCGGCGGTGGTGGCAAGGCTGAGCAGGAGGAACCATGACCGGGCCGCCGTTGCTCCGTGCGTTGATTGCTCCATTAATGCGCTAGGTGCGGATATGGTGTACCACTGCACCGTCTCTGTTCACCCGGGAACTACCTAGGGAAAGTACTTCTATAGGTAGCATATAGTATCTAGCAATGGAGTGGCACTATGTAGGCCTTAATTATTTGACCTTGTATTAGCAGCACAAATGATTAGTCATGTCACCAAGTCAGGTAGCCAACTTGCACAGCTCCAAACAGCCTTGACGCGTCTAAACCCTGACGAGGACAGCAATCACTATTAGTTAAGAGCCGGACAGCTTGCACCTTCCGTCAAAGAAAACTAAGGGATTCGCTCATTCTTATCTACTAGATGAAAATTAATAAAGTCATATCTAACTTCAAACCCATTTGATAAATCAaataaattaattaaaatatCGCATGAATCATAGCATAAAATCAATATTATGTAGGAGTCAGAGATGACTTTGTTAACTCTCATCTAAATGAAAGCTAGCCACATCCGAAAACAAATAATATTTTCTTTCAAATAtatataacaaacaatcatacaggtaagaaaacgatacaagtaactatctaaatcatataaATAATATTTTCTTTTACATAAAGGATAAGAACAACATGTTTACCAAGGTGGTGCTGGCGATGggacggcgcgggcgatcgatgacggtgaggacggggacgggaagaCATTAAGTaaactacacctacacatatgcaaactaataAGTTAATTTAAcctcaaattgcatataaataaaataaaactctCACATAATTACTTCCCAAattaaaacccacaaatcactataacTATAGAGCATGAAATAAGCTAAACTAGCAaagagagatgaaagaataaagtTGCTATCCTTTTAGAACCCTTGGATAAATGGGGTGCCGTAACTCTTGACAAATCTTGACAAAAATGAAGGATCAACTCGAGTttggggaaggaaagagagaggagagaaagCTTATATTCGGGCTGGAAGAAGCAGAGGTTTATATAGtgaatcctttagtcccggttgaataTAACAACAGGGAATACATGTCTGtctttagtaccggttggtgataccaaccgggactaaaggggctcgtATGGGCTGCAGCCTGCcacaacccctttagtcccgattggtatcACCAAATGGGATTGAAGGTCTCattccaaccaggactaaagatggTCGTGCCCCCATCCTCTTCTAGCCATTAGAATCGGGACTAATGCTCACACTAGTCCCGGGCCCAAACCGGACCGGGAAAGCTCCGCACGAAAGAtatgttttccactagtggtagGATGGGAAATGCGGTGCCCGCGCCGTATCACGTCCAAGAAGCCCTGTCCGGCTATACGTGTCATGCGTATGCCACGCTCTCATACGCGGTGTGGACGTTTACGGTCGAACCCTTTCAGGCGGCGAACGCGTTCACCTTACCCTAACCCCGCCTTCGCCCGCATCACTATGACGCAGACAACTGAGCGCCATTACTCCAGAGCAGACTGCCGTAACGTCCCATCGATGCCGAATTGTCCCATAGATCGCCGTATTGGCGCGTGGGTTCGCGCGCTGCGTCGGTCCACGCACGACATCAATTCAAATGCCGCCATCGATCCGCCCGGCTTTGCACGCCACAGAACGCCATTAATGGCCTCCAACCACCACTGTCATTTGCCTCCCCCACTTGCCGCTATATctaaaagatttgattgcaagatctaaagatataccttcaagcactcaactccccagaaacggtgccagaaaagatcttcgttgacgggatgtgagtgccgcttacctagcctccctggtaacggcgccagaaaagagcttcatgtctactacacaaccttcttcttgtagacttgtgttgggcctccaagcgcagagttttgtaggacagtagcaagtttccctcaagtggatgacctaaggtttattaattcgtgggaggcgtaggatgaagatggtctctttcttaagcaaccctacaatcaaataacaaagagtctcttgtgtccccaatacacccaatataatggtaaattgtataggtgcactagttcggcgaagagatggtgatacaagtataatatggatggtagatataggtttttgtaatctaaaaatataaaaacagcaaggtaacaaatagtaaacagcgagcaaaacgttgtataaatgcttggaaacaaggcctagggtccatactttcactagtgcaagttctctcaacaatactaagatagttgaatcatatataaatccctcacgtgcgacaaagagttcactccaaagtcacaaatagcgaagaacaaacgaagaaattattgtagggtacgaaaccacctcaaaaatATCTTTTTTGATCAACCTTATGAGCTATccatataagtgtcacgaacagccctagagttcgtactaaaataacaccttaagatacacatcaaccaaaaccctaatgtcacctagatactccaatgtcagcacaagtacccatgggcatgattatacgatgtgcatcacataatttcagattgatcatgttcaatccaacacaaagaacttcaaagagtgccccaaagtttctaccggaaagtcaagacgaaaacatgtgccaacccctatgcatagatttccaaggtcacggaacccgcaagttgatcaccaaaacatacatcaagtggatcaatagaacatcctattgtcaccacggatatcccatcgcaagacatacatcaagtgatctcaaatccttaaagactcaatccgataagaaaacttcaaagggaaaactcaattcatcacaagaagatgaagaggggaaaactccatatgattcatctatattaataaagcccgcgatacatcaagatcgt encodes:
- the LOC123416506 gene encoding putative leucine-rich repeat receptor-like serine/threonine-protein kinase At2g19230; protein product: MEQSTHGATAARSWFLLLSLATTAGVLRVRGQSTGFVSIDCGLSEQSGYVDDVTKLPYSSDAAFTNAGSNHNVSAEHVKPSSIKRYLSVRSFPDTGTASRSCYTFPSIVPGSKCLLRATFMYGNYDGLNKLPVLDLYLDVNFWKTVNISKADSVHTAEVIAVIPSDTVQVCLVDIGLGTPFISGLDLRPLKNTLYPQVNSSQGLVLLDRSNFGASDLIVRHPDDPYDREWFPWSNLTKWRVISTKEKVRLRPEDAADVHFDAPSVVMQTAITPINASEKINFSWDAEPNYVHPTPRT